ATCACCACCCTGGCCGAGCTCTCTCCAGAAGACCTGGAGGTGCCGACCCTCGCAGGGGGCATAGACCCTGGCGTTCGACTCGTCTCCGAGGTACCTGTGTCGAGCGAGCCCCCGCGTGACAACATCGTCGATCTCGCCGCGCTGTTCGGCCGTCGCGGAGCGCAGTCCGGGAAGGGAGATGACGCGGAGTGAGCGGTGCAGCAGGTTCGATGCGACCCTACCGACGAGCCGTGGTTCTCTGCGCGCTCTTCTTCCTGGCGCTTGCGGGGGTTGCGCTGGCGCAGAACGCCCCCGAGCTGACCCTTCCCACCATCAAGATCGAGGAGGGTGGCAAAGGCGGAGGCGGCCTTGCGACGCCGCTTCAGATCTTGATGCTGATGACCGTGCTGTCGCTGGCGCCCTACATCCTCGTCATGACCACGTCGTTCATCCGCATCAGCATCGTGCTGTCGTTCCTGCGCACCGCGATGGGCACGCAGCAGGTGCCGCCGACCCAGGTGCTCATGGCGCTCAGCCTGTTCATGACGCTCTACATCATGTCGCCCGTGGGCAAGCGCATCAACGAGACGGCGCTGCAACCCTACTTCTCGAACAAGATCAAGCAGGCGGAGTTCATCGATCGGGCGTCAAGCCCGCTCAAGGACTTCATGTTCGCCAACACCCGAAAGACAGACATCGTGCTCTTCTTCCGCTTGAGCAATCTCAAGGAGAAGGAGTTCCCCGCCATCGAGAAGCCGGCAGACGTGCCCATCCACATCATGCTCCCGTCGTACATCGTGAGCGAGATCAAGACCGCGTTTGCCATCGGCTTCCTTCTCTACATCCCATTTCTCGTCATCGACATGGTGGTGGCTTCTGTGCTCATGTCGATGGGCATGTTCATGCTCTCTCCCATGACCATCTCATTGCCGTTCAAGCTCTTGCTGTTCGTCATGATCAATGGGTGGGAGATCATTCTCGAGGGGCTCGTGAAGAGCTTCAAGCAGCCGGTCTACTGACGGAGGAAAGCAGTGCTGTTCCTGGCCAAGATCACCTTCGATGACGGCTTCATCCTCGGCATCTGCAGCGAGGCGCTCTACCTCATCCTGCTGCTCTCTTCTCCCATGCTCATCTCGGCGCTTCTGGTGGGCCTCGTGATCAGCATCCTGCAGGCCACCACGCAGGTTCAGGAGCAGACCCTCTCGTTCGTGCCCAAGATCGTCATCACGTTTCTCTCGCTCATCCTCTGCAGCACCTGGATCGGCGGCATGCTCGGCGGGTTCGCGGTACGCATCTTCAGTCTCATTCCCAACCTGGTTGTGAAATAGGAGTCGCGCGGGTGAACAACAGCCCAGAGTTCTACACCATATGGGCGGTCTGGCTGCTGATCTTCGTTCGCATGGTCGGCTTCTTCGTGCAGGCGCCCATCTGGGGTTCCGCGCACATCCCCAAGCCGGTTCTCGCGGCGACCGCCGCCATGATCTCGGTGGTGCTGTTCCCGCACGTGCCCGTTCCCAAAGGGCTCGAGACCCTGGGAGAGCATCTGGCGGGAGGCGACTTCACGCCGTTGGCCTATTTCATCGCCGCGCAGTTCACGGTGGGGCTGGTGATCGGCTACATGTCGTACCTCATCATGGCGGCTGTGCAGTTCGGCGCCGAGCTGCTCGATGTGCAGATGGGCCTCTCGGTGGCGGCCAGCTTCGACCCCGCAAGCCACGGTTCCGTGAACATGATCCGACGCTGGGCCTTCTATCTCGCCATGGTCTTGTATCTGCTCATGAACGGTCACTACAAGGCGCTCGAGGCCATGAAGTTCTCGTATCAGGTCATTCCGCTCGACGGCATCAACTTCAGCTACTACATGCTCGAAGATCTCATTCTCAAGACGGGGCTGATCTTCTCCCTGGGGCTTCAGATCGCCTCACCCGTCGTGGCCTCGCTCTTCATCACGCAGGTGGCGCTTGGACTGCTGGCCCGTGTGGCGCCTCAGATGAACGTGTTCATGCTGAGCTTCCCGCTCAACATCATGATCGGCATGACCCTGCTCTCATCGATGTTGCTGCTGCTGCGTGAGCGCCTGGCGCAGCTCTTTGATGACAACATCCACTGGATGTGGCAGAACATCCGGTTTCTCGTTCCCCACACGAGTGGGTTCGCGATCTGGTAGAGAGAGGAGGAAGACGACATGAGCGGTGAAGACAGCGACAAGACCGAAGAACCAACAGAGCACAAGCTGCAGGAGGCCCGCAAGAAGGGCCAGGTCTTCAAGAGCCAGGAGATCGTGAGCACC
This window of the Pseudomonadota bacterium genome carries:
- the fliP gene encoding flagellar biosynthetic protein FliP; amino-acid sequence: MRPYRRAVVLCALFFLALAGVALAQNAPELTLPTIKIEEGGKGGGGLATPLQILMLMTVLSLAPYILVMTTSFIRISIVLSFLRTAMGTQQVPPTQVLMALSLFMTLYIMSPVGKRINETALQPYFSNKIKQAEFIDRASSPLKDFMFANTRKTDIVLFFRLSNLKEKEFPAIEKPADVPIHIMLPSYIVSEIKTAFAIGFLLYIPFLVIDMVVASVLMSMGMFMLSPMTISLPFKLLLFVMINGWEIILEGLVKSFKQPVY
- the fliQ gene encoding flagellar biosynthetic protein FliQ; the encoded protein is MTFDDGFILGICSEALYLILLLSSPMLISALLVGLVISILQATTQVQEQTLSFVPKIVITFLSLILCSTWIGGMLGGFAVRIFSLIPNLVVK
- a CDS encoding type III secretion protein produces the protein MNNSPEFYTIWAVWLLIFVRMVGFFVQAPIWGSAHIPKPVLAATAAMISVVLFPHVPVPKGLETLGEHLAGGDFTPLAYFIAAQFTVGLVIGYMSYLIMAAVQFGAELLDVQMGLSVAASFDPASHGSVNMIRRWAFYLAMVLYLLMNGHYKALEAMKFSYQVIPLDGINFSYYMLEDLILKTGLIFSLGLQIASPVVASLFITQVALGLLARVAPQMNVFMLSFPLNIMIGMTLLSSMLLLLRERLAQLFDDNIHWMWQNIRFLVPHTSGFAIW